In Engraulis encrasicolus isolate BLACKSEA-1 chromosome 15, IST_EnEncr_1.0, whole genome shotgun sequence, the genomic window tgtcaaactcaggcccaggggccaaatttggcccgcggagtcattttatttggcccgcgagatcatttcaaatgtgtattacagttggcccacaaacACCATTAATATATGGAAAACATGACTTAAAGGCAAAATTGTGTGCATCACAGGAATTATGAGTCGGTCCAGATTAGTGTGTAGGCCCTTACTAGCACACTGCAGTATAGTTTGCTTTACGTCTACTGTATTCACAATttcagtgtattttaaatattgaatttggcccgcgacttcattgcagattttgattttggcccgatttgaatttgagtttgacacccctggtttaagaCATGGAGAGTgtacaccttttcatgtatgaaagcggccattttcccagtcatgaagAATGCTTAGAAATGGATAGTGGTGTGAAGTATTTGTGATAAAGGTAAATGTGatttgggcagcatgaattctggaaagaaagagctaaaaatcttacacagtgcacctttaagacatcGAGAAGATCCACCATTTAATGTATCAAGAATTGCAATTTTTAATAAATACTTAATAATTGATGGTGGTGTGTGATAAAGGAAAACacttgtgaaagggcagcatgaattctggaaagaaaatattacagtacagtgcacattTAACACATAGGAAGACAATGAACGTATTAGCCTACAGTTGTCGTTATCCATGTTGTAGGAACGTATTACAGTTGTCGTTATCCATGTTGTAGGCGCGTATTACAGTTGTCGTTATCCATGTTGTAGGCGCGTATTACAGTTGTCGTTATCCATGTTGTAGGCGCGTATTACAGTTGTCGTTATCCATGTTGTAGGCAACTAAGAACTAAGACGTAATGAATGTATTACAGTTGTCATCATCTGTATGTTTCTTGGTGGGTGTTGTAGGCGCGTATTACAGTTGTCATCATCTGTATGTTTCTTGGTGGGTGTTGTAGGCACATATTACAGTTGTCATCATCTGTATGTTTCTTGGTGGGTGTTGTAGGCGCGTATTACAGTTGTCATCATCTGTATGTTTCTTGGTGGGTGTTGTAGGCACATATTACAGTTGTCATCATCTGTATGTTTCTTGGTGGGTGTTGTAGGCGCGTATTACAGTTGTCATCATCTGTATGTTTCTTGGTGGGTGTTGTAGGCACATATTACAGTTGTCATCATCTGTATGTTTCTTGGTGGGTGTTGTAGGCGCGTGTGCCGCTTCAGTCACGACCTGTACTCGGACCACAACAGCCGGTTGCTACGGCAACACCACCTGCAGGACCTGCAGAGGGAGGAGCTTTGCACTCTGCTCCTGCAGAACGACGGAACTCTGCTGCCACAGGTGAGATATGCAGAACCACACACCTGAACCCTGCTGCCACAGGTGAGATATGTAAACAACCCACCTGCTCTCTCTGAGGGGCGCACCTAGCCATTTTGGGGACCTACTGTAGGCCAAATATAAAAAGAAATATAAATCAAACGTAATTCTTTAAAAATGTCACTGATTGGCATGGAAAGAATGAGGGTGTTATTTCAGTGTTTTGTCTTCTTTTGttgtgtgtttcaggtgtgtTTCACGTACAACAGAGGATCCGGTGAGTTTGGCTTCTGCCCTGACAAAGATGGCTGCCGCCGGCTACACGTGTGCGAGAACTACCTGAGGGGCACCTGCCACACGGGAGACTGTGACCGGTCACATGACTTCTTCGAGCCTCACCCAATGAGAGCGCTGCAGGGGCGGAGCCTGTCCAGCGGAATGGTGGCGTCCCTGCTGCCAGTGTTCCGGAATGTCCTGGCGATGCGGGATTCAACCAATCAGGGTGCTCACGGCAAACCAAGAGGTAACCCTGGATAAGTTAATCATACTGCATGGGATGGGCATTGCCACTGCCCATTGGCACTGTACGATTCAATCCGACAATGATTCGTCAGATaacaatttgattcgattcagtGTGATTGTACGATGCAAGTTCATTTGCACCAGAAATGTCTGCGGAAGTAAATATGccacatcgattatggcatttgaaTAATTGATTATGTATTTCCCAGCCCTGCATTGTGATGCATTGCCGAactgattattgttgacaccactaataatcATATGATAACATGATGAAAAGCATTGAATCCCATGGTGCAATTGCCCCCTCCCCGCAgttttatgtatgtatttgtagAGTACCATTTATTAATAATTTTGTTAAAATTAATAAAATTTGTCTGTTTACATTCTATCATTATTTTATGTAAATATACATATTTACGACAGTGTAAACAAAGTCCAAATCCAAAACACCCCCAAAAGAATCTGTAGTTTGTAGTCAAGTAATCCATAATGCGGCTGGAATTTCTTATGGAAATGCCTCTAACTAATATATATATCCGATTTCATTTCACAGAGCCCGAGATATGCCTCTATCATATCAAGAGCTTCTGCAAGCAAGGAAGTAAGTTGCAAAGGCATGCCGGGTATTACTCTGGAGGAACACAACATATTTCCTCTGCCCATTGGCAGTTTTGTTGAAACAAAATGTATTTACACAGTAAAAAACTATATCAGTGagaagtcatgataacttatacagATAATTAATTCTGCCATACACTGTAAAGAAATCAGCATGGTTCAACtggaaatcacaagtttaccagctgcctcataattcaaagttaatttaaatctttattgtaagttgtttgaacacaaagctgcaattcaattcaagtcaAAGCTTCCAATAACTTACAATGAGGATTCCTATTAACTTGGATTTCTGAATCAGCTGGTAAACTTCTGATATTTTTTTACAGTATTTGCAATGTAGTCGAATGttaatgaatgtgtgtgatgGCGCCCCCTGTAGACAGGTGTGTGAAGGTGCATTTCCACCTGCCGTACCGCTGGGAGTTTAAGGATGGTCAGGGCTGGTCCATGCTCACAGACAACGAGGCCATAGAGCGAGACTACTGCCAGCCCTCCAAGACATACAGGTGAATGGAAGGAAACATGTAAAACAGACTTAAAATCATatggaaaaacaaacacacaaaacacacaataaacaaacaagcagatGACTATGTCTTTGTATATACTGCACATGCTAGGCTAGAGACTACTGCCACCCCTCCAAGACATACAGGTGATGTTTCATTCAAGTaaagagaacttttaaaacagacATAAAATCAtattaaaataaacacacaaaacacataatcaacaaacacacaaattactATATCTTTGTATGCTGTATATGCTAGAGTAGGGACTACTGCCACCCCTCCAAGACATACAGGTGATGTTTCATTCATGTAAGACAACCATAAAAGCAtattaaaataaacaaacaaaacatataatgaacaaataaacaaattacTATATCTTTGTATATACTGCACATGCTAGGCTAGAGACTACTGCCACCCCTCCAAGACATACAGGTGATGTTTCTATCAAGGAAAGGGAACATGTAAAACAGACATAAAATCatattaaaaacaaacacacaaaacacaaacaaacaaatgactgTCTTTGTACTATTGCCACCCCTATAAGACATACAGGTATTATGCGTACTCATTCAGCAGTGGGAATTTCACATAAGATGtgattgttttaaaaaaacaaaacaaaagcacaaacaagTGTTGACATATTCCCATCACAGTAGGGGGTAGGAGTTTCCCCAAaatctcaaaacaaacaaacaaataagctaTCGGATATAGCACCGTTTTTACAGGTATTATGCCTCTTCTCCATTCAGTAGGAGAAATTTCACATAAAATCTGACTGAATTAAAAACAAACCAAAGTACAATAAAGAACATGATGCACTGTGACACCATgatgcaaaacaaacaaacaaacaaacaaaaaaaacaaaaacaaaaaaaatatatactgtatatttgtagcctgataaaccagactaaatgttgccgtccagcgggtagcgatggttcaccaggctagtatATTTGTGGCAttatacatttatacatttattGTCGTTGTTATGTTCTTCCACACCAGTGGGGGGAGCTATCCGGTGCACTTTGACACCATGACACGGAACTCAGCCGAGGTGCGGCGCGTCTCCACGGTCTCCGCGGCAACGCAGCCCAACTTCCTGCTGACCACCAGGTGGCTCTGGTACTGGGAGGACGAGTTCGGACACTGGACACAGTACGCAACatcggtaagacacacacacacacacacacacacacacacacacacacacacacacacacacacacacacacacacacacacacacacacacacacgcaaatacactgGACACAGTACGCAACATCGgtaagacaaacacaaacacactggacaAAGTAAACAAcatctgtaagacacacacacacacacacacacacacacactggacatacAGAGTGCAGCAtcagtaggacacacacacatacaaaaacatgcacacacacattggacacaGTACGCAACATCggtaagacacgcacacacaatgtactCTAAACGCAGCATCCGTAaggaacacatacatacacacacacacacacacacacatacacacactcacacacacacacacaccacacacacacacacacaacacacacacacacacacacacacacacacacacacacacacacacacacacacatacacacacacacacaaacacaaactagaCCCAGTATGCATCATCggtagggatacacacacacacacacacacacacacacacacacacacacacacacacacacacagacacacacacacacacacacacacacacactggacacagtaCACACCGCATCagtaaggaacacacacacacacaaacagccatacactctctctctctctctctctctctctctctctctctctctctatatacacacacacacacacacacacacacacacacacacacacacacacacacacacacacacacacacacacacacacacacacacacactggacacagtaCACACCGCATCagtaaggaacacacacacacacaaacagccatacacacactctctctctttctctctctctctctctctctctctctctctctcacacacacacacacacacacacacacacacacacacacacacacacacacacacacacacacacacacacacacacacacacacacacacacacacacactcacactcccatgCACTGTGTGTATTTCTTCAGGAGGGCGGGCAGCACTCCTCTTCCATCACCTGTGAGGAGCTGGAGAAGAGATACGTGGAGGACAACAGCTCTACTGTAGAGTTCACCGCAGGAAAACACACCTACCAACTCAGCATGCAAGGTCTgtggtgtagctgtgtgtgtgtgtgtgtgtgtgtgtgtgtgtgtgtgtgtgtgtgtgtgtgtgtgtgtgtttttgtgtgtgtgtgtgcgtgtgtgtgtgtgcgtgtgtgtttgtgtggggaggagagagagagggtgtttgtAAGGACTATTACACCCGGGTGTAAATTAGCAACAATGACTATcacacccgggtgtaaatagtatctgcaataataattataataataataataataattataataataataataataataataataataataacaatattactactactactaatactaatactaatactaatactactaatactactactactactactactactactaataataataataataataggccctGCCATGGCACTCGCCTGCATTGTGGTcgacctgggttcgagtcccgattGATTCGATCCTTTATTGACCCCTCaacgtctctctcccaattcgcttcctgtccacctctcacactatcaaataaagtcgaaaaagaaagaaaaagtcttTAAaagagtaaaaataaataaaaaaataacaataataataattgtagtaattacagtgaaattgtttttctttccttttgtctTTCAAGACATGATTCAAAGTAATAAGCGCTTTGGCACCAAGAGGCTGGTGAGGAGAAGACCTGTCTTTGTTTCAGCCGCAGATGTCCAGAGGATCAAAACCAGGTGAATAACTAAAGCTGCTACAACTTACAAATGTACTAAATaatcatttttgttgtttttaaattGTCTTCCGAACTCCCTCCAAACTCCctatgtttgtcttgtgtgtctttgtgacacTACCAAAGCAAACTTTCtatttcatgtaagtttaatggacaataaagaagtctaagtctaagtctaggTCTTCCAaactggggcagccatggcctaactgttaggggggggagggggtcttaagatcagagggttgcaagtttgaatcccacccttactgctCCCGACACCtctagccatggctgaagtgcccataagcaaggcacctaaccccacactgctccagggactgtatccaataccctgtaaacaactgtgagtcgctttggataaaagcatcaagtgtaatgtaagaaaTTAAGTAAGTTTTGACAGATGTATGAAATGACAATGTGTGAAAATGAGAGATGGAAATTGTCTTTGGCATCCCACTTCCCACTCCCTCCCACTTTCACATGACACATCAGTCAGGCACAACAACATTCACAATAGCTGAAAtatgatacgtgtgtgtgtgtgtgtgtgtgtgtgtgtgtgtgcgtgtgtgtgtcagctctgtACAGGGCCCCAGAGGTTTGCCTCGCCACTGGGATAAGCAGGACATGCCAGAAACGGGCTTTAAGgtgattcactcacacactcacacacacacacacacacaaacacgaaagtGCCACCTGACCAGTGGTGTCAATAATAAtcaattcggcaatgcatcgcaacgCAGgccaggacaattcaataatcgattcggcaagagCCGTACTCGATCcctcatattttttcaagtttcaattacttctgtggatattttcAGAGCAAATGAACGTTTAATCAAATTAAAACACTTCAAAGTATTGACAacagcaagactgatacagaaaaaagccaataaaaggttgttcagtatctgactgccgcctcatgactgatgaaaaatttgccttgctttcagtagaaaatgtaatgcattgcaatgcaatgtagaatcggattgaatcgattcgaatcgaatcgttacctctaGAATCGTAATCGCATCGAATCGTGAggtcagtgccaatgcacaccactataccTGACTGTCTAAAAGTGTTTTGGTAAAAGTAGTGCTAATGTAAGAATTTGTCCCTCAAGTAACTGATTTGATTTCTTTTTAACTGCAGAGGGTGAAGCTGGACTTCAGCTCTCAGGAATGCACAGCTATAGTGGATCTCTTCAGCAAGACCATGTCCGGCTACCTGGTGACCAGCATTGAGAGGGTACAGAACAGAGCACTCTGGGACGTCTTCCAGTGGTACGATGAGAGGGTGTGAAAGACAAAAAGAATAAAAACACATCTGCTCACCACAAATTAAATTAAGTGAAAAATTGGCACAACGTTTATGTTTTCCTTTCATGCGTTGACTTGTGTCCTGCACCCGCCACaagtgttttggggttttttgatgCGCGGTAACTCACTTTTAAGGTGAAATGATATGAATGACCAGACTCTGTTGGCCatgttgtgtttatgtgttttaatTGTGCGTTTTAAGTGTTTTTTATGTGGATTGAGTAGAAGtgtaaatgcaatgcatggcaagTTTCTATGTGCAACAGCCAGTAAAGTATTACTATATCTCTATAATAGAAACGTCTTTTCAATGACAAGGGCAATGATCAGCTCTTTTTTCTGTTGACGCCGCGGGGGTGTTCAGGGGGGATAGGCACTGTCCATGGTGAATATTAACGTTTTTAATTGCATTACAGGCAATCTGATCAGATGAGGAAAAGCAACTCTGGCAGCACAAATGAAAAGATCCTCTTTCACGGGACAGACGCCAAGCACATAGACGCCATCTGCCAACAAAACTTTGACTGGCGCCTCTGTGGCACTCACGGCACCGCATACGGCAAAGGTACAATATTATTATCTATTGTAATaacatattatttatatattatatatataacatGAATTAATAAAAACCCACGGCACCACATACGGCAaaggtatatatatataatgttttaaatgttatgTTATAACAATAATAACCTTGTTATTACTGTTATTGCTCCtattcactattattattattactattattatcattattattattattttcatcatcattattactgatttttaaattattattagccATCCTAAATTCCATTACTTGAAAGTGCCATTGCTAACAATTtattataacaacaacaacaacacaaacaacaacaacatcaacaacaataatagtaataacaatatcaatattattataattattaaaataattattattataatgcatTGTGGGGAATtccatttctactgaaagcaaggcaaattgCTCATTATCAATAATATGCTTTAGAGCTTTAATTCAATTTAAAGTTCATTTGCTGCAGAAATGCCcaaggaagtaattgaaacttgaaaaaatatggcgCATTCGATTGGGGCATTTGCCAATTCAATTGTTTGTACCCCGCAACGCGAtgcattgccaaatcgattatGGTTGACACCACTACGTGTCATAGAAGGATATCCTTTGgctgactattattattatcgttctgTAGGAAGTTACTTCGCCCGAGATGCAGAGTACTCTCACAAGTACACGAGTCCATCAGCACCGCGCTGCATGTTTGCATGTAGGGTCTTACTAGGACGGTCTACCAGAGGCAGGTCCAGCTACGTCCGCCCTCCACCCAGGGAAGACAACCCCAGCGCGCTCTACGACAGCTGTGTGAATAGCATGTCCGACCCATCCATATTCGTGGTGTTCGAGAAACACCAGGTGTATCCGGAGTACCTGATTCAGTACAGGGAGAAAGCTGACCCGGCAGCAGCCATCTTGGAATCGGAAAGGATGCCTCCACAACATCAAGTCCGTGTTTCGCCAGCCTTGCCAGATGTTAATGTGGTGGCCAGGCCAGCAGACACGACTCCGAAGGTGGTAGTTGGTACGCCACATGTTTATCACTGCGTGAACATGGCCAGGCCAGCAGACACGACTCCGAAGGTGGTGGTTGGTACGCCACATGTTTATCACGCCGTGAAAATGGCCAGGCCAACAGACACGACTCCGAAGGTGGTGGTTGGTACGCCAAGTGTGCCGTCATCACCGTCGCCTGTGTCCCGTCAGGATTGTTTGCTTGTCCCAGTGAATGCTGCTCAAGAAGCTTCAGCTGCTGTAGCAGCCAGTGATGGGAGTGCATTGTCTTCCTCTCCTGCAGCTTTGAGCTCAGCATCAGCCACACTGCCCTCTGCAGGATCCAATGAAAACAGCAAGAGCGAGACATTTACAGATTTGATCCAGTACTTCTATCAGCTCTCAAATAACACATGAGATTGATTGTATCACAGAATGTTGTAGATTAGGTACAGTACAACTGTTTATATCATGTACACCGGCAACACTTTTGtaaacaatcaaataaaaaaatgtttgatcatTTCTGTCATGTTTACTGAAATGTTAATGTGTCAGCGTTCTAGAGCACACAATgttaatatttttttgtaattcTTGTTTTAGCGCAAAATGTGGATATTTGTGATGTTTCATTTTGTTGTAGTTATTGCTGAaatatacaatgaaaataaagatCTTGAAAGGTTATTTGTGTAAAGTTCTGCATCAGAAGTTCTCCATCAGCATTCGTCACATTTCTTGTTCACATAAAAACTGCTGCTATGTGACTGGTGCTAATATGACAAAAGATTATGAACACCATTCTTTTCTTTCCTTACTTTCTTTTAATGTAAACATATTTCAGAAATAAATTATTCTGTTTAAATAGAGCCAATTGCTAAACCTGATGTACAGATTTTGTATAGTGCTGAATGGCAAAGTGTCCCTGTGTGTTTGAAATCAAACCTGCCAGTAGCCTAATGAGAAAATTGACTTAGaaagaaaaaactaaaatcaAGTTGGgactgaaacaaaaaaaataacattCAAAGTCTGCTTTGGACATCTGCTATGCAGTACACATGTCGTGGTGTGGGGTGTTCTCCAATAAAGAAGTTAAAAAGTTACTCAGTTGGAGTCTTCATCATGTTAGTGTTCTCTTGTTCTACTGTG contains:
- the LOC134464307 gene encoding protein mono-ADP-ribosyltransferase PARP12-like; translated protein: MQGTAGPTAESLVYKATCAHGGHRELSALTQELSGQLPSGELDRALGDKQLFAVTCGADGQKTVVAKTSVRLCRARECGSDCSNVHLCKFYLLGEDCPHNRGRRVCRFSHDLYSDHNSRLLRQHHLQDLQREELCTLLLQNDGTLLPQVCFTYNRGSGEFGFCPDKDGCRRLHVCENYLRGTCHTGDCDRSHDFFEPHPMRALQGRSLSSGMVASLLPVFRNVLAMRDSTNQGAHGKPREPEICLYHIKSFCKQGNRCVKVHFHLPYRWEFKDGQGWSMLTDNEAIERDYCQPSKTYSGGSYPVHFDTMTRNSAEVRRVSTVSAATQPNFLLTTRWLWYWEDEFGHWTQYATSEGGQHSSSITCEELEKRYVEDNSSTVEFTAGKHTYQLSMQDMIQSNKRFGTKRLVRRRPVFVSAADVQRIKTSSVQGPRGLPRHWDKQDMPETGFKRVKLDFSSQECTAIVDLFSKTMSGYLVTSIERVQNRALWDVFQWQSDQMRKSNSGSTNEKILFHGTDAKHIDAICQQNFDWRLCGTHGTAYGKGSYFARDAEYSHKYTSPSAPRCMFACRVLLGRSTRGRSSYVRPPPREDNPSALYDSCVNSMSDPSIFVVFEKHQVYPEYLIQYREKADPAAAILESERMPPQHQVRVSPALPDVNVVARPADTTPKVVVGTPHVYHCVNMARPADTTPKVVVGTPHVYHAVKMARPTDTTPKVVVGTPSVPSSPSPVSRQDCLLVPVNAAQEASAAVAASDGSALSSSPAALSSASATLPSAGSNENSKSETFTDLIQYFYQLSNNT